From one Ctenopharyngodon idella isolate HZGC_01 chromosome 15, HZGC01, whole genome shotgun sequence genomic stretch:
- the LOC127495489 gene encoding putative ferric-chelate reductase 1 isoform X2 codes for MWNLQTSLAIFGTLCLTAVSGYKNGKVEKSCESMMPEHHSQPNTTASPYTLTVNASKFSPGMDIRVTLSGSEHFEGFLIQARDATNTDGSAVGSFALVDPKISQRLTCNSIEGSAVSHTSNAKQTEIQVIWKAPSNAPPTVHFLATVLAHYNTFWLKLPSPVISQGDATPAPPQSTTVMSTNSASTSILPHPFTSEGCGKWKSCLIDPVGCNSSIDTNCFFLSYSTLGQTVSFELSGPAQGYVSFALSMDEWMMNKGLAGLERHEGE; via the exons ATGTGGAATCTACAAACTTCTCTGGCAATCTTTGGAACATTGTGTTTGACAGCTGTAAGTGGATATAAAAATGGAAAGGTGGAGAAATCGTGTGAGAGCATGATGCCAGAACATCACAGCCAACCCAACACTACTGCCAGTCCATACACACTGACTGTGAATGCCAGTAAATTCAGCCCAGGCATGGACATCAGAG TCACTCTCTCTGGAAGTGAGCACTTTGAAGGATTTCTAATTCAGGCCAGAGATGCCACAAACACTGATGGATCAGCTGTTGGCTCATTCGCATTGGTAGATCCCAAGATTTCTCAGCGTTTGACATGCAACAGCATAGAG GGTTCTGCCGTTAGTCACACCAGTAATGCCAAACAGACCGAAATTCAGGTGATCTGGAAAGCCCCATCGAATGCTCCACCCACTGTACACTTTCT CGCCACAGTTCTTGCCCACTACAATACATTCTGGCTCAAACTTCCTAGTCCGGTCATTTCTCAGGGTGACGCGACTCCCGCTCCACCTCAATCTACCACCGTTATGTCTACAAACTCTGCAAGCACTTCTATTCTACCTCATCCA TTCACTTCAGAGGGATGTGGCAAGTGGAAGTCTTGTCTCATTGACCCTGTCGGCTGTAACTCTTCTATAGACACAAACTGCTTCTTCCTTTCTTATTCTACTTTGGGTCAGACAGTTTCGTTTGAGCTCAGCGGCCCTGCACAAGGATACGTCTCCTTTGCCCTCTccatggatgaatggatg atgaacaaaggtcttgcgggtttggagcgacatgagggtgagtaa